From the Anguilla anguilla isolate fAngAng1 chromosome 6, fAngAng1.pri, whole genome shotgun sequence genome, one window contains:
- the fam166c gene encoding protein FAM166C A produces the protein MSQRSVGTLSTHNNAIYVSPAVMPGYGGYVPTVRFSYGDTFGNATAKHFQDYRYAAMSTSTSPYSLGCMFPSIYSNNPGLAPGSACRGPDRRSYSPYWASKNVGFDRQAEFKHFDQLAHQHREHYLDTTGTRLPVPYFVTAHGHEEERAKG, from the exons ATGTCGCAGAGAAGCGTCGGGACTCTGTCCACCCATAATAATGCAATCTACGTTTCTCCCGCTGTGATGCCCGG atatggCGGCTATGTGCCGACAGTGAGGTTCTCGTATGGAGACACGTTTGGAAACGCCACCGCAAAACACTTTCAGGATTACCGCTACGCAGCGATGTCAACCAGCACGAGCCCTTACAGCCTGGGTTGCATGTTTCCGTCAATCTACTCAAACAACCCTGGGCTCGCGCCCGGTAGCGCGTGCCGCGGCCCGGACAGGCGTTCGTACTCCCCCTACTGGGCGAGCAAGAACGTGGGCTTCGACAGACAAGCCGAGTTCAAGCACTTTGACCAG CTCGCGCACCAACACAGGGAGCATTACCTGGACACCACCGGGACCCGGCTGCCAGTACCTTATTTTGTCACAGCACACGGCCATGAGGAGGAGCGCGCAAAAGGCTAA